One Mycolicibacterium crocinum DNA window includes the following coding sequences:
- a CDS encoding urease subunit gamma: MQLTPHETDRLLLSYAADLARRRQARGLKLNYPETVAIITDHVLEGARDGRTVAELMVTGREVLSRDDVMEGVPEMLHDVQVEATFPDGTKLVTVHHPIP, from the coding sequence ATGCAACTGACACCGCACGAGACCGACCGGTTGCTGCTGTCCTACGCCGCCGACCTGGCCCGCCGCAGGCAGGCCCGCGGGCTCAAGCTCAACTATCCCGAGACCGTCGCGATCATCACCGACCACGTCCTGGAGGGCGCGCGCGACGGTCGCACCGTCGCGGAGTTGATGGTCACCGGCCGCGAGGTGCTCTCGCGCGACGACGTCATGGAGGGCGTGCCCGAGATGCTGCACGACGTGCAGGTCGAGGCCACCTTCCCGGACGGCACCAAGCTGGTCACCGTCCACCACCCGATCCCGTGA
- a CDS encoding sensor histidine kinase gives MLSLRTIVIVAALSVVILVLTLGTWVWLGVTNDQYSQLDRRLDSVSSLGDVGSLLTTAKPGGVGTPTPDGNLVRTIRVGAMAMSVPPEVVLPQLENGYANTTIDGVEYRVRTFSVGGATIALGAPLAETQRRIAELHLRVLLICAGVIAGTVVVGWLISLIMINPFRLLAQQARAINAQSNPDEVQVRGVKEAVEIAEAVEGMLARIGDEQGRTKAALESARDFAAVASHELRTPLTAMRTNLEVLSTLDLAPEQRNEVIGDVIRTQSRIEATLTALERLAQGELTTADDFVPFDVTELLDRAAHDAERIYRDLKVSLVPSPAVLMVGLPVGLRLVIDNAIANAVKHGAASEVQLSVSSSAAGVQITVDDNGSGVPEDERAAVFERFSRGSTASRSGSGLGLALVAQQAELHGGTASLTSSPLGGARLVLTLAGRHE, from the coding sequence ATGCTCTCGCTGCGCACGATCGTGATCGTCGCCGCGCTGTCGGTCGTCATCCTGGTGCTGACCCTGGGCACCTGGGTGTGGCTGGGCGTCACCAACGACCAGTACAGCCAGCTGGACCGCCGGCTGGACTCGGTGAGCAGCCTCGGCGACGTCGGCTCGCTGCTGACGACCGCGAAGCCCGGCGGGGTCGGCACACCCACCCCCGACGGCAACCTGGTGCGCACCATCCGGGTCGGCGCGATGGCGATGTCGGTACCGCCCGAGGTCGTGCTGCCCCAGCTGGAGAACGGCTACGCCAACACCACGATCGACGGCGTCGAGTACCGGGTGCGGACCTTCTCGGTCGGTGGGGCCACGATCGCGCTGGGTGCACCGCTGGCCGAAACGCAGCGCCGGATCGCCGAACTGCATCTGCGCGTGCTGCTGATCTGCGCCGGTGTGATCGCAGGCACCGTGGTGGTGGGCTGGCTGATCTCGCTGATCATGATCAACCCGTTCCGGCTGCTGGCGCAGCAGGCCCGCGCCATCAACGCCCAGTCCAACCCTGACGAGGTGCAGGTGCGCGGCGTCAAGGAGGCGGTCGAGATCGCCGAGGCCGTCGAAGGCATGCTGGCCCGCATCGGTGACGAGCAAGGCCGCACCAAGGCCGCGCTGGAGTCCGCCCGCGACTTCGCGGCCGTCGCCTCGCACGAACTGCGCACCCCGCTGACCGCGATGCGCACCAACCTCGAGGTGCTTTCCACGCTCGACCTCGCGCCCGAACAGCGCAACGAGGTGATCGGCGACGTCATCCGCACCCAGAGCCGCATCGAGGCCACGCTCACCGCGCTGGAACGGCTGGCCCAGGGCGAGCTGACCACGGCCGACGACTTCGTGCCGTTCGACGTCACCGAACTACTCGACCGTGCCGCGCACGACGCCGAACGCATCTACCGCGACTTGAAGGTGTCGCTGGTGCCGTCCCCCGCGGTGTTGATGGTCGGGCTGCCGGTGGGCCTGCGGCTGGTGATCGACAACGCGATCGCCAACGCCGTCAAGCACGGCGCCGCCAGCGAAGTCCAGCTGTCGGTGTCCAGTTCGGCCGCCGGTGTGCAGATCACCGTCGACGACAACGGCAGCGGGGTGCCCGAAGACGAGCGGGCCGCGGTGTTCGAGCGGTTCTCCCGCGGCTCCACCGCATCCCGGTCCGGGTCCGGCCTCGGCCTGGCGCTGGTGGCCCAGCAGGCTGAATTGCACGGCGGCACAGCATCATTGACCAGCAGCCCCCTGGGCGGTGCCCGGCTGGTGCTCACCCTCGCCGGTCGTCACGAGTAG
- a CDS encoding LLM class F420-dependent oxidoreductase, with translation MTIRLGIQIPNFSYGTGVPELFPTVIAQAQEAEAAGADAVFVMDHFYQLPNLGKPEEPMLEAYTALGALANATQRVQLGTLVTGNTYRNPTLLAKAITTLDVISQGRAILGIGTGWFELEHDSLGYEFGTFTDRFNKLDEALEIILPMLRGERVTVNGKYYQTNEAFAIPRFRDHIPLMIGGSGEKKTIPLAAKHFDHLNVIAGFDELPRKVQVVNEQCEKIGRDPATLETSMLVFGLIDDNITEDFIPDDVRQRAVWGSPDQIADQIKTKVLDAGVDGVILSPVTHLDGYHPGRITAVAEVLRPLLGG, from the coding sequence GTGACGATTCGACTCGGAATTCAGATCCCCAACTTTTCCTACGGAACCGGCGTTCCGGAGTTGTTCCCGACGGTCATCGCGCAGGCCCAGGAGGCCGAAGCGGCCGGCGCGGACGCCGTCTTCGTGATGGACCACTTCTATCAGCTGCCCAACCTCGGCAAGCCCGAGGAGCCGATGCTGGAGGCCTACACCGCCCTGGGCGCGCTGGCCAACGCCACACAGCGCGTTCAGTTGGGCACGCTGGTCACCGGCAACACCTATCGCAACCCCACGCTGTTGGCGAAGGCGATCACCACGCTGGACGTGATCAGCCAGGGCCGCGCGATCCTCGGCATCGGCACCGGCTGGTTCGAACTCGAACACGACTCACTGGGCTACGAGTTCGGCACCTTCACCGACCGGTTCAACAAGCTCGACGAGGCGCTGGAGATCATCCTGCCGATGCTGCGCGGCGAGCGCGTCACCGTGAACGGGAAGTATTACCAGACCAATGAGGCGTTCGCGATCCCCCGCTTCCGCGACCACATTCCACTGATGATCGGCGGCAGCGGCGAGAAGAAGACAATTCCGTTGGCCGCCAAGCACTTCGACCACCTCAACGTCATCGCCGGATTCGACGAACTGCCCCGCAAGGTCCAGGTCGTCAACGAGCAGTGCGAGAAGATCGGCCGCGACCCGGCCACGCTCGAGACCAGCATGCTGGTCTTCGGCCTCATCGACGACAACATCACCGAAGACTTCATCCCCGACGACGTCCGGCAGCGCGCCGTCTGGGGATCCCCCGACCAGATCGCCGACCAGATCAAGACCAAGGTGCTCGACGCCGGCGTCGACGGCGTCATCCTCAGTCCGGTCACCCACCTGGACGGTTACCACCCGGGCCGAATCACCGCCGTCGCGGAGGTCTTACGACCGCTGCTGGGCGGGTAG
- a CDS encoding urease accessory protein UreF: protein MASLSTLLTLADSRLPTGGHVHSGGVEEAVTSRLVVDLGTLEAYLRRRIRTSGLVAASVAAAVHRGDLAPAQADAETDARTPSPAARQASRAQGRGLLRLARRVWPDADWDSLGPRPHLAVTAGRVGVVSGLAQEQTALSLVYTTMTGTATAAQRLLALDPADVAALTFGLAQLCEDTAEVAVRDLADLSDPLLDELAQRHAERERPLFAS, encoded by the coding sequence ATGGCGTCGCTTTCCACCCTGCTGACCCTGGCCGATTCACGCCTTCCCACCGGCGGCCACGTGCATTCCGGTGGGGTGGAGGAGGCGGTGACCAGCCGGCTGGTCGTCGACCTCGGCACGCTGGAGGCCTATCTGCGCCGCCGGATCCGAACCAGCGGGTTGGTGGCGGCCTCGGTCGCCGCCGCTGTCCACCGCGGTGACCTGGCGCCTGCCCAGGCCGATGCCGAAACCGACGCCCGCACACCGTCTCCCGCCGCCCGCCAGGCGTCCCGCGCGCAGGGTCGCGGGTTGTTGCGCCTCGCCCGCCGGGTCTGGCCGGATGCCGATTGGGATTCCCTCGGACCCCGGCCGCATCTCGCGGTGACCGCAGGGCGCGTCGGTGTGGTCAGCGGGCTGGCGCAAGAACAGACCGCACTGTCGCTGGTGTACACCACGATGACCGGCACGGCCACCGCCGCACAGCGGCTACTGGCCCTGGACCCGGCGGATGTCGCGGCGCTGACCTTCGGCCTGGCGCAGCTGTGTGAAGACACCGCCGAGGTGGCCGTCCGCGACCTGGCCGACCTGTCCGATCCGCTGCTCGACGAACTCGCGCAGCGACACGCCGAGCGCGAACGCCCCCTGTTCGCATCTTGA
- a CDS encoding NAD(P)/FAD-dependent oxidoreductase — MTHPGATPSDKHKVVIIGSGFGGLNAAKQLKRADVDIKMIAKTTHHLFQPLLYQVATGIISEGEIAPPTRVVLRDQKNCQVLLGEVTNVDLANKTVDSILLGHTYRTPYDTLIVAAGAGQSYFGNDHFAEWAPGMKTIDDALELRGRILGAFEQAERSSDPVRREKLLTFVVVGAGPTGVEMAGQIAELADHTLKGAFRHIDSTRARVILLDAAPSVLPPMGEKLGKKAADRLEKLGVEIQLGAMVTDVDRNGITVKRGDGSLDRIECATKVWSAGVSASPLGKIIADQSGAEIDRAGRVKVLPDLTVPGNPNVFVIGDMAFVEGVPGMAQGAIQGAKYAAKLVKAELKGADPATREPFQYFDKGSMATVSRYSAVAKIGKIEFGGYIAWLAWLFLHLIYLVGFKARLTTSLSWISTFIGSHRGQLTITEQQAYARTRIEQLEEIAATVEDEKAAS; from the coding sequence ATGACCCACCCCGGTGCCACTCCATCGGATAAGCACAAGGTCGTCATCATCGGATCGGGATTTGGCGGCCTGAACGCCGCCAAGCAGCTCAAGCGAGCCGACGTCGACATCAAGATGATCGCCAAGACCACCCACCACCTGTTCCAGCCGCTGCTGTACCAGGTGGCGACCGGCATCATCTCCGAGGGCGAGATCGCCCCGCCGACCCGCGTGGTGCTGCGCGACCAGAAGAACTGCCAGGTTCTGCTGGGCGAGGTCACCAACGTGGACCTGGCCAACAAGACCGTCGACTCGATCCTGCTGGGCCACACCTACCGGACCCCGTACGACACGTTGATCGTGGCCGCCGGGGCCGGACAGTCCTACTTCGGTAACGACCACTTCGCCGAGTGGGCGCCCGGCATGAAGACCATCGACGACGCGCTGGAGCTGCGCGGGCGCATCCTGGGCGCCTTCGAGCAGGCCGAGCGGTCGAGCGACCCGGTCCGCCGGGAGAAGCTGCTGACGTTCGTCGTCGTCGGCGCCGGCCCGACCGGTGTCGAGATGGCCGGACAGATCGCCGAACTGGCCGACCACACCCTCAAGGGAGCGTTCCGGCACATCGACTCCACCCGCGCGCGGGTGATCCTGCTCGACGCCGCCCCGTCCGTGCTGCCGCCCATGGGCGAGAAGCTCGGCAAGAAGGCCGCCGACCGGCTGGAGAAGCTGGGCGTCGAGATCCAGCTGGGCGCGATGGTCACCGACGTCGACCGCAACGGCATCACCGTCAAGCGCGGCGACGGCAGCCTCGACCGAATCGAGTGCGCCACCAAGGTCTGGTCGGCCGGTGTGTCGGCCAGCCCGCTGGGCAAGATCATCGCCGACCAGTCCGGCGCCGAGATCGACCGGGCCGGCCGGGTGAAGGTCCTGCCCGACCTCACCGTTCCGGGCAACCCGAACGTGTTCGTGATCGGCGATATGGCCTTCGTCGAGGGTGTCCCCGGCATGGCGCAGGGCGCCATCCAGGGCGCCAAGTACGCCGCGAAGCTGGTCAAGGCCGAGCTGAAGGGCGCCGACCCCGCGACGCGCGAGCCGTTCCAGTACTTCGACAAGGGCTCGATGGCCACGGTGTCGCGCTACTCGGCGGTGGCCAAGATCGGAAAAATCGAATTCGGCGGGTACATCGCCTGGCTGGCGTGGCTGTTCCTGCACCTGATCTACCTGGTCGGGTTCAAGGCACGCCTGACCACCTCGCTGTCGTGGATCAGCACGTTCATCGGCAGCCACCGCGGTCAGCTGACGATCACGGAGCAGCAGGCCTACGCCAGGACCCGAATCGAGCAACTCGAGGAGATCGCGGCGACGGTCGAGGACGAGAAAGCCGCCAGCTGA
- a CDS encoding SDR family oxidoreductase, producing the protein MDVLVTGGDTELGRTIAEGFRDAGHKVVISGARRDDLEVAAKELDVDAIVCDTTDAETLGDLRSQFPHHLDTIVHVPAPAWVGGDPRAYTLSDTAKAWRTALDASVLSAVLLVQNIGDHLRSGGSIVTVVPENPRDGGADAAVKAALSNWTAGQADYFGTRGITVNTVACGRSAEPSYDGLSTTPPSVAAEIARLALFLTTPAARHITGQTVHVGRGALANFG; encoded by the coding sequence ATGGACGTGCTGGTCACCGGAGGTGACACCGAACTGGGTCGCACGATTGCGGAAGGTTTCCGCGACGCCGGCCACAAGGTCGTCATCAGCGGGGCCCGCCGCGACGACCTCGAGGTGGCGGCCAAGGAGCTCGACGTCGACGCCATCGTGTGCGACACCACCGATGCCGAGACTCTGGGCGACCTGCGTAGCCAGTTCCCACATCACTTGGACACCATCGTGCACGTGCCCGCGCCGGCCTGGGTCGGCGGCGACCCCCGCGCCTACACGCTGAGCGATACCGCGAAGGCCTGGCGGACCGCGCTGGACGCCAGCGTGCTCTCGGCGGTGCTGCTGGTGCAGAACATCGGTGATCACCTGCGCTCGGGTGGGTCGATCGTGACCGTCGTGCCGGAGAACCCGCGCGACGGCGGCGCCGACGCCGCGGTCAAGGCCGCGTTGTCGAATTGGACTGCGGGACAAGCGGATTATTTCGGTACTCGCGGCATCACGGTCAACACCGTGGCCTGCGGCCGCAGCGCGGAGCCGTCGTACGACGGGCTGTCCACCACGCCGCCGTCGGTGGCGGCGGAGATCGCGCGCCTGGCGCTGTTCCTGACCACGCCGGCGGCCCGGCACATCACCGGCCAGACCGTGCACGTCGGCCGGGGCGCGCTCGCCAACTTCGGCTGA
- a CDS encoding ABC transporter permease, which yields MKRSRAHRTQPPLPRWVYVPAALGAAFVVLPLAAMAVKVDWTQFWSLISSHASQAALLLSLRTAAASTAMCLIVGVPMALVLARNDGRIVQALRPLILLPLVLPPVVGGIALLYAFGRLGLLGSYLEAAGIQIAFTTTAVVLAQTFVSLPFLVIALEGAARTAGTEYDVVAATLGAGPATVWWRVTLPLLTPGLVSGAVLAFARSLGEFGATLTFAGSRQGVTRTLPLEIYLQRESDADAAVALSLLLVVVAAVVVLGLGARRLSGWTGNG from the coding sequence GTGAAGCGCAGCCGGGCGCACCGCACGCAGCCCCCGCTGCCCCGGTGGGTGTACGTGCCCGCGGCGCTGGGCGCGGCGTTCGTGGTGCTGCCCCTGGCGGCGATGGCGGTCAAGGTCGACTGGACGCAGTTCTGGTCCCTGATCAGCAGTCATGCATCCCAGGCCGCGCTCCTGCTGAGCCTGCGCACCGCGGCGGCCAGCACGGCGATGTGCCTGATCGTGGGTGTGCCGATGGCCCTGGTGCTGGCCCGCAATGACGGCCGCATCGTGCAGGCGCTGCGCCCGCTGATCCTGCTGCCGCTGGTCTTGCCGCCGGTGGTCGGCGGTATCGCCCTGCTGTATGCGTTCGGCCGGCTCGGGCTGCTCGGCAGCTATCTGGAGGCGGCCGGCATCCAGATCGCGTTCACCACCACCGCGGTGGTGCTGGCGCAGACGTTCGTCTCGCTGCCGTTCCTGGTCATCGCGCTGGAGGGTGCGGCGCGCACCGCGGGTACCGAGTACGACGTCGTGGCGGCGACGCTGGGGGCCGGGCCGGCGACCGTGTGGTGGCGGGTGACGTTGCCGCTGCTGACCCCGGGCCTGGTGTCGGGCGCCGTGCTGGCCTTCGCACGGTCGCTGGGGGAGTTCGGGGCCACGCTGACCTTCGCCGGATCACGGCAGGGCGTCACCAGGACACTGCCGCTGGAGATCTACCTGCAACGCGAGAGCGACGCCGACGCGGCGGTCGCGCTGTCGCTGCTGCTGGTCGTCGTGGCCGCAGTAGTGGTGCTGGGTCTCGGGGCGCGACGGCTGTCCGGCTGGACCGGCAATGGCTGA
- a CDS encoding PaaI family thioesterase has product MQSEQPSIEQIAFSAPFDNELGLTFTELTVDGAKAQLEVQPKLLQPMGIVHGGVYCSMIESMASTSAFVWLAANGGGNVVGVNNNTDFLRAISGGTVYGVTEPVHRGRRQQLWLVTIRDDKDRLIARGQVRLQNLEPEA; this is encoded by the coding sequence GTGCAATCAGAACAGCCGTCGATCGAGCAGATCGCTTTCTCCGCCCCGTTCGACAACGAACTCGGGTTGACGTTCACCGAACTGACCGTCGATGGCGCCAAGGCCCAGCTGGAGGTGCAGCCCAAGCTGCTGCAGCCGATGGGCATCGTCCACGGCGGGGTCTACTGCTCGATGATCGAGTCGATGGCCAGCACGTCGGCCTTCGTCTGGCTGGCCGCCAACGGCGGTGGCAACGTCGTCGGGGTCAACAACAACACCGACTTCCTGCGGGCGATCTCCGGCGGCACCGTGTACGGGGTCACCGAGCCGGTGCACCGCGGCCGTCGCCAGCAGCTGTGGCTGGTGACGATCCGCGATGACAAGGACCGGCTCATCGCTCGCGGTCAGGTGCGGCTGCAGAACCTCGAGCCCGAAGCGTAG
- the ureG gene encoding urease accessory protein UreG, giving the protein MPPHFIDGQPHEHPDRPKRIRQPGEPLRIGVGGPVGSGKTALVAALCRQLRDELSLAVLTNDIYTTEDADFLRRHAVLPDDRIAAVQTGGCPHTAIRDDITANLDAIDDLIAGHDDLDLILVESGGDNLTATFSSGLIDVQIFVVDVAGGDKVPRKGGPGVTFSDLLVVNKTDLAPLVGADLDVMRRDAAKVREGRPTVLISLTEDPAASPVLAWVREQLRVNEPA; this is encoded by the coding sequence ATGCCTCCACATTTCATTGACGGTCAGCCGCACGAACATCCGGACCGGCCCAAGCGAATCCGCCAGCCGGGGGAGCCGTTGCGGATCGGCGTCGGCGGCCCGGTCGGGTCGGGTAAGACCGCTCTGGTGGCCGCGCTGTGCCGCCAGCTACGCGACGAGCTGTCGCTGGCGGTGCTGACCAACGACATCTACACCACCGAGGATGCCGACTTCCTGCGCCGCCACGCGGTGCTGCCCGACGACCGGATCGCCGCCGTCCAGACCGGCGGCTGCCCGCACACCGCGATTCGCGACGACATCACCGCCAACCTCGACGCCATCGACGATTTGATCGCCGGGCACGACGATCTCGACCTGATCCTGGTGGAATCCGGTGGGGACAATCTGACCGCGACGTTCTCCTCCGGCCTGATCGACGTACAGATCTTCGTCGTCGATGTGGCCGGCGGCGACAAGGTGCCGCGCAAGGGCGGCCCCGGGGTGACGTTCTCGGATCTGTTGGTGGTCAACAAGACCGACCTGGCGCCGCTGGTCGGCGCCGACCTCGATGTGATGCGCCGCGACGCCGCCAAGGTACGCGAGGGCCGCCCGACGGTGCTGATCTCGCTGACCGAGGATCCGGCGGCATCGCCGGTCCTGGCCTGGGTGCGCGAGCAGCTGCGCGTCAACGAACCCGCCTGA
- a CDS encoding urease subunit beta has protein sequence MIPGEVFLGDGDIEINAGAARVEAEIVNTGDRPVQVGSHVHLPQANAALSFDRAAAYGHRFDIPAGTAVRFEPGVPQRVSLVPLEGRREVHGLSLNPPGKL, from the coding sequence ATGATTCCCGGTGAAGTCTTCCTCGGTGACGGTGACATCGAGATCAACGCCGGCGCGGCGCGTGTCGAGGCGGAGATCGTCAACACCGGCGACCGGCCGGTCCAGGTCGGCAGCCACGTGCATCTGCCGCAGGCCAATGCGGCGCTGTCGTTTGACCGGGCGGCCGCGTACGGGCACCGCTTCGACATCCCCGCGGGGACCGCGGTTCGCTTCGAACCCGGTGTGCCGCAACGAGTCTCCCTCGTGCCGCTGGAAGGTCGACGCGAGGTGCACGGGCTGAGCCTGAATCCACCGGGAAAGTTGTGA
- a CDS encoding urease subunit alpha, with translation MTSLSRARYAALFGPTAGDRIRLADTDLIVEITEDRSGGPGLAGNEAVFGGGKVLRESMGQGRATRADGAPDTVITGVVIIDYWGIIKADIGIRDGRIVAIGKAGNPDIMSGVHPDLVVGPSTEIIAGNGRIVTAGAIDCHVHLICPQIMEEAIGGGITTIVAGGTGPAEGSKATTVTPGAWHLARMLESLDHWPLNIALLGKGNTVNPDAMWEQLRSGAAGFKLHEDWGTTPAAIDACLTVAEAAGVQVNIHTDTLNEAGFVEDTLAAIKGRNIHAYHTEGAGGGHAPDIITVAAESYVLPSSTNPTRPHTVNTLDEHLDMLMVCHHLNPSVPEDLAFAESRIRPSTIAAEDLLHDIGAISMIGSDAQAMGRIGEVVLRTWQTAHVMKRRRGALEGDGAADNNRVRRYIAKYTICPAVAHGLDREIGSVEVGKLADLVLWEPAFFGVRPHAVLKGGMIAWAAMGDANASIPTPQPVLPRPMFGAAPAAAAATSVHFVAPQAIEDGLADRIAVTRQLVPVGNVRAIGKAQMPLNDAQPRIEVDPDTFTVRIDGEVWVEQPATELPMAQRYFLF, from the coding sequence ATGACGTCGCTGTCGCGGGCGCGCTACGCCGCACTGTTCGGGCCCACCGCCGGTGACCGGATCCGGCTTGCCGACACCGATCTGATCGTCGAGATCACCGAGGACCGCAGCGGCGGCCCCGGCCTGGCCGGCAACGAAGCGGTGTTCGGTGGCGGCAAGGTGCTGCGCGAATCGATGGGGCAAGGCCGGGCCACCCGCGCCGACGGTGCCCCCGACACCGTGATCACCGGTGTGGTGATCATCGACTACTGGGGAATCATCAAGGCCGACATCGGTATTCGCGACGGACGCATCGTCGCGATCGGTAAGGCCGGTAACCCCGACATCATGTCGGGTGTGCACCCCGACCTGGTCGTGGGTCCGTCGACGGAGATCATCGCCGGGAACGGGCGCATCGTGACCGCCGGGGCGATCGACTGTCACGTGCACCTGATCTGTCCGCAGATCATGGAGGAGGCCATCGGCGGCGGCATCACCACGATCGTGGCCGGCGGAACCGGTCCGGCCGAGGGATCCAAGGCCACCACCGTCACGCCGGGCGCCTGGCATCTGGCCCGCATGCTCGAGTCGCTCGATCACTGGCCGCTGAACATCGCGCTGCTGGGCAAGGGCAACACCGTCAACCCTGACGCGATGTGGGAGCAATTACGTTCCGGTGCAGCAGGTTTCAAGCTGCACGAGGACTGGGGGACCACCCCGGCGGCGATCGACGCGTGCCTGACGGTCGCGGAGGCGGCCGGGGTTCAGGTGAACATCCACACCGACACCCTCAACGAGGCCGGCTTCGTCGAAGACACCCTGGCCGCGATCAAGGGCCGCAACATCCACGCGTATCACACCGAGGGTGCCGGCGGCGGGCACGCGCCGGACATCATCACGGTGGCGGCGGAGTCCTATGTGCTGCCCAGTTCCACGAACCCGACCCGGCCGCACACCGTCAACACTCTCGACGAGCATCTCGACATGCTGATGGTGTGCCATCACCTGAACCCCAGCGTGCCTGAGGATCTGGCGTTCGCGGAGAGTCGCATCCGCCCGTCGACCATCGCCGCCGAGGACCTGCTGCACGACATCGGGGCCATCTCGATGATCGGCAGCGACGCCCAGGCGATGGGCCGCATCGGCGAGGTGGTGCTGCGCACGTGGCAGACCGCGCACGTGATGAAGCGCCGCCGCGGAGCCTTGGAAGGTGATGGCGCGGCGGACAACAACCGGGTGCGCCGCTACATCGCGAAGTACACGATCTGCCCGGCCGTCGCCCACGGGCTCGATCGCGAGATCGGGTCCGTCGAAGTCGGCAAGCTGGCCGACCTCGTGCTGTGGGAGCCGGCGTTCTTCGGTGTGCGCCCGCACGCGGTGCTCAAGGGCGGCATGATCGCCTGGGCCGCGATGGGCGACGCCAACGCCTCCATCCCGACCCCGCAGCCGGTTTTGCCACGCCCGATGTTCGGCGCCGCACCCGCCGCCGCGGCCGCCACCTCCGTGCACTTCGTCGCTCCGCAGGCCATTGAGGACGGACTGGCCGACCGGATCGCGGTCACCCGCCAACTGGTGCCGGTCGGAAACGTCCGCGCCATCGGCAAGGCGCAGATGCCGCTCAACGACGCCCAGCCCCGCATCGAGGTCGACCCCGACACGTTCACCGTGCGGATCGACGGCGAGGTGTGGGTCGAACAACCCGCCACCGAACTGCCGATGGCGCAACGGTATTTCTTGTTCTGA
- a CDS encoding heme-binding protein — MTFNRSVRRAAAAAIGAGAVLLSVAGPAVADPPPNCTTADMTGIMSGVSAAMSSYLFTHPDVNAFFTGLQGLPKAQVKAQTQQYLDANPQIRADLDGIRQPSTDFRSRCGLPQRPLAPGVT; from the coding sequence ATGACATTCAATCGTTCTGTGCGTCGCGCGGCTGCGGCAGCGATCGGCGCCGGCGCGGTGTTGCTCAGCGTGGCGGGCCCGGCCGTAGCCGACCCGCCGCCCAACTGCACCACCGCGGACATGACCGGCATCATGTCGGGGGTGTCAGCGGCGATGTCGAGCTATCTGTTCACGCATCCGGATGTCAACGCGTTCTTCACCGGGCTGCAGGGCCTGCCAAAGGCTCAGGTCAAGGCGCAGACGCAGCAGTACCTGGACGCCAACCCGCAGATCCGCGCCGACCTGGATGGCATTCGCCAGCCGTCGACCGACTTCCGCAGCCGCTGCGGCCTCCCCCAGCGCCCGCTGGCACCCGGAGTGACCTAG
- a CDS encoding urease accessory protein UreD, translated as MRSDVMVVAQPGRLPRIECRGGLAARHTEPDTVHLVSAAATPLGGDTIAIRIIVEPGARLRLRSAAATVALPGTETTDSHACWHIEAAGELDLDAEPTIVAADARHCSEMTVCLDDMALLRIRERVQIGRTGEREGFWSGAMRADVAGAPLLRHRVELGRASVADDALGAPLACVSELRYPEPAADAAGVTLNLAGGGSLSTWQGARLYS; from the coding sequence ATGCGTTCGGACGTCATGGTGGTGGCGCAGCCCGGCCGGCTACCGCGGATCGAGTGTCGCGGGGGGCTGGCCGCGCGGCACACCGAACCCGACACCGTGCATCTGGTGTCGGCGGCCGCGACACCGCTGGGCGGGGACACCATCGCAATCCGGATCATCGTGGAACCCGGGGCGCGACTGCGGTTGCGCAGTGCCGCCGCGACCGTCGCGCTGCCCGGCACCGAAACCACCGACTCGCACGCCTGCTGGCACATCGAGGCCGCCGGTGAACTCGACCTCGACGCCGAACCGACGATCGTCGCCGCTGATGCCCGGCACTGCAGCGAGATGACGGTCTGCTTAGACGATATGGCCCTGCTGCGGATCCGGGAGCGGGTGCAGATCGGCAGAACCGGTGAACGCGAGGGGTTTTGGAGCGGTGCGATGCGCGCCGACGTGGCCGGCGCGCCGCTGCTGCGGCACCGGGTGGAGCTGGGGCGAGCGTCGGTGGCCGACGATGCACTGGGCGCTCCGCTGGCCTGCGTGAGCGAACTGCGCTACCCCGAGCCGGCCGCCGATGCCGCGGGGGTCACCCTGAACCTGGCCGGCGGCGGCAGCCTCTCGACCTGGCAGGGTGCGCGCCTCTACTCGTGA